One Nostoc sp. UHCC 0302 DNA window includes the following coding sequences:
- a CDS encoding transketolase translates to MTTQEQLQRWQELAQQLRVDSIRATTVAGSGHPTSSMSAADLMAVLLSKYLRYDFDNPDNPNNDRLIFSKGHAAPLLYSMYKAAGVITDEELLSLRKLGSRLEGHPTPVLPWVDVATGSLGQGLPIGVGVALAGKYLDQLPYHTWVLLGDSETAEGSVWEAFDHAAHYTLDNLIAIIDVNRLGQRGQTELGWNIQAYANRARAFGWQAIEIDGHNLQEIDQAYSAALSINNRPTVIIARTKKGKGVAALEDLGGWHGKALKPDDEKQAIAELGGERHITIEVDKPEEQSQPLRGSAVAPGGNPQDHAASSAATGNVQPLQLPTYEIGAKVATRRAYGDAIKALGAAQPDVIVLDAEVSNSTYAEDFAEAFPERYFEMYIAEQQMVAAAVGLQVRQYKPFASTFAAFLTRAYDFVRMAAISRANIKLVGSHAGVSIGQDGPSQMALEDLAAFQAVWNSTVLYPSDANQTAKLVEQMSDRDGVVYLRTTRESTPVIYGSNEEFPIGGSKVVRNSERDQATVIAAGITLHEALKAYEQLKNEGFTVRVIDAYSVKPIDMQTLHQAARDTGGNLVVVEDHWFEGGLGAAVLDAFVGTSSIPIYNGPQLQLIKLAVHEMPGSGTPEELLHVAKIDANAIVEAVKSQVRQPAGASV, encoded by the coding sequence ATGACCACACAAGAGCAACTGCAACGATGGCAAGAATTGGCACAACAGTTGCGTGTAGATAGTATTCGCGCTACAACCGTCGCAGGTTCGGGTCATCCTACTTCGTCGATGTCAGCGGCTGATTTAATGGCGGTTTTACTGTCTAAATATCTCCGCTATGACTTTGACAATCCAGATAATCCCAATAATGATCGCCTGATTTTCTCTAAAGGACACGCTGCACCATTGCTATATTCGATGTACAAAGCAGCGGGGGTAATTACTGATGAGGAGCTGCTTTCATTGCGGAAATTGGGTAGCCGTCTAGAAGGTCATCCCACACCAGTTTTACCTTGGGTTGATGTAGCTACTGGCTCCTTGGGACAAGGATTACCCATCGGTGTGGGTGTGGCTTTGGCAGGTAAATATTTAGATCAACTCCCCTACCATACCTGGGTACTACTAGGTGATAGTGAAACTGCTGAAGGGTCAGTCTGGGAAGCTTTTGATCATGCAGCACATTATACTTTAGACAATTTAATTGCCATCATTGATGTGAATCGATTAGGCCAGCGTGGTCAAACTGAACTCGGTTGGAACATACAAGCCTACGCAAATCGTGCTAGAGCTTTTGGCTGGCAAGCGATTGAGATTGATGGTCACAATTTGCAAGAAATTGATCAAGCTTATAGCGCTGCTTTGAGTATCAATAATCGCCCCACAGTAATTATTGCTCGGACAAAGAAAGGCAAGGGTGTGGCTGCTCTAGAAGATTTAGGTGGTTGGCATGGTAAAGCGTTAAAACCCGACGACGAAAAACAAGCGATCGCAGAGTTAGGCGGTGAACGCCACATTACCATCGAAGTAGATAAACCCGAAGAACAAAGCCAACCCCTTCGGGGTTCGGCAGTCGCTCCTGGGGGAAACCCCCAAGACCACGCTGCCTCATCAGCTGCAACAGGCAATGTTCAACCTTTGCAACTACCTACTTACGAGATAGGTGCAAAAGTTGCAACCCGTCGAGCATATGGTGATGCCATCAAAGCATTGGGTGCTGCTCAACCTGATGTCATTGTCCTCGATGCAGAAGTGAGCAATTCTACTTACGCCGAAGACTTTGCCGAAGCCTTTCCTGAGCGCTACTTTGAAATGTACATTGCTGAACAGCAGATGGTAGCAGCTGCGGTAGGCTTGCAGGTGCGACAATACAAACCCTTTGCTTCCACTTTCGCCGCCTTCTTAACTAGAGCTTACGACTTTGTACGCATGGCTGCCATCTCTCGCGCCAATATTAAATTAGTAGGTTCTCATGCTGGGGTTTCGATTGGTCAGGATGGCCCCTCACAGATGGCACTGGAAGATTTAGCTGCCTTCCAGGCGGTGTGGAATAGTACAGTATTATATCCCAGTGACGCCAATCAGACCGCTAAACTAGTAGAGCAGATGAGCGATCGCGATGGCGTTGTCTACCTCCGCACCACACGAGAAAGCACACCAGTAATTTATGGCTCTAATGAAGAGTTTCCCATTGGTGGGAGTAAAGTAGTTCGCAATTCCGAGAGAGATCAAGCCACTGTAATTGCTGCTGGTATTACCCTGCATGAAGCTCTTAAAGCTTATGAGCAACTGAAAAACGAAGGCTTCACGGTGCGCGTCATAGATGCTTACTCAGTCAAACCCATTGATATGCAGACACTCCATCAAGCTGCACGCGATACCGGGGGTAACTTAGTAGTCGTGGAAGACCACTGGTTTGAAGGCGGATTAGGCGCAGCTGTACTTGATGCCTTTGTTGGTACAAGCAGTATTCCCATCTACAATGGGCCACAACTACAGCTTATTAAACTTGCAGTCCACGAAATGCCGGGTTCAGGTACGCCAGAAGAACTACTCCATGTAGCCAAAATAGACGCCAATGCCATTGTTGAAGCAGTGAAATCGCAAGTTAGACAGCCTGCGGGGGCATCTGTATAG
- a CDS encoding response regulator transcription factor: MSPDTSYSLNLPNDTPPLRVLIVEDDPMMQLGLEQSLMAHPHLEIVGQAEDGYLGVQAALQLKPDVVVMDIGLPRLDGIAATQQIKAALPDTHVVMLTSHQTETEIIAALSSGADAYCIKGASVERLLNAIAAAVDGAAYLDPQIARRVIDNLKPPSPAGNTANLSGRELEVLKLMVDGLSNPEIAEKLYLSPNTVKTHVRGIMNKLAVDDRVQAAVVALRSGLV, translated from the coding sequence ATGTCTCCAGATACCAGCTACTCCTTAAATCTGCCAAACGATACTCCTCCGTTGCGGGTGTTGATTGTCGAAGACGATCCGATGATGCAACTGGGACTAGAACAGTCATTAATGGCTCACCCACACTTAGAGATTGTTGGGCAAGCGGAAGATGGTTATTTGGGAGTTCAAGCAGCACTACAACTTAAACCTGATGTAGTAGTGATGGATATTGGCTTACCGCGACTCGATGGGATTGCCGCCACACAACAGATTAAGGCAGCTTTGCCAGACACTCATGTAGTGATGCTGACATCTCATCAAACGGAAACAGAAATTATTGCTGCCCTGTCTAGCGGTGCGGATGCATATTGTATTAAAGGTGCAAGTGTAGAACGACTGTTAAATGCGATCGCGGCCGCAGTTGATGGTGCAGCTTATCTCGATCCTCAAATTGCTCGGCGAGTCATTGATAATCTAAAACCCCCCTCACCCGCTGGCAATACTGCTAACCTATCTGGGCGCGAATTAGAAGTTTTGAAATTAATGGTGGATGGGTTAAGCAACCCAGAGATTGCCGAAAAGCTCTATCTTAGTCCGAATACTGTCAAAACTCATGTCCGGGGAATTATGAATAAACTCGCCGTTGATGATCGCGTACAAGCAGCAGTTGTGGCATTGCGATCGGGTTTAGTTTGA
- the era gene encoding GTPase Era, protein MRVEPKVTSIDDYIFSFSGEVTIPQAPPEFKSGFIGIIGRPNVGKSTLMNQLVGQKVAITSPVAQTTRNRLRGILTTPEAQLIFVDTPGIHKPHHQLGEVLVQNAKIAIESVDVVLFVVDGTVACGAGDRYIADLLSHSNTPLIVGVNKTDQQPSDSQLLDDSYNWMAESHEWEIVKFSAKTGTGLPELQQLLIKHLETGPFYYPPDLVTDQPERFIMGELIREQILLLTREEVPHSVAIAIDQVEETPNITRVLATINVERDSQKGILIGKGGSMLKAIGSAAREQIQKLIAGKVYLELFVKVQPKWRQSRIRLAELGYRVEE, encoded by the coding sequence ATGAGGGTGGAGCCAAAGGTGACTAGTATTGATGATTACATCTTCTCTTTTTCAGGAGAAGTAACAATCCCCCAGGCTCCTCCTGAGTTTAAGTCAGGTTTTATCGGCATTATTGGTCGCCCGAATGTCGGTAAATCTACTTTGATGAATCAATTGGTAGGACAAAAAGTTGCGATTACATCACCAGTAGCACAAACGACACGTAACCGATTGCGGGGTATTTTAACGACGCCAGAGGCACAGTTAATTTTTGTAGACACCCCAGGAATTCATAAACCTCATCATCAATTGGGGGAAGTGTTGGTGCAAAATGCCAAAATTGCCATTGAATCAGTTGATGTGGTGCTGTTTGTGGTAGATGGAACGGTAGCTTGTGGTGCAGGCGATCGCTATATTGCTGATTTGCTCAGTCACAGCAACACACCGTTGATAGTCGGTGTGAATAAAACCGATCAACAGCCGTCAGATTCTCAGCTTTTAGATGATAGTTACAATTGGATGGCCGAGTCCCATGAATGGGAAATCGTGAAATTTTCTGCCAAGACTGGTACAGGGTTACCAGAACTTCAACAATTATTAATTAAACATTTAGAAACTGGGCCATTCTACTATCCCCCAGACTTGGTAACAGACCAGCCAGAGCGCTTTATTATGGGCGAACTAATCCGAGAACAAATTTTACTATTAACTCGTGAAGAAGTACCCCATTCAGTTGCGATCGCTATTGACCAAGTAGAAGAAACTCCCAATATTACCCGTGTACTGGCTACCATTAACGTCGAGCGCGATTCCCAAAAAGGCATACTCATAGGTAAAGGTGGCTCAATGCTCAAAGCCATTGGTAGTGCAGCTCGTGAACAAATTCAAAAGCTAATCGCAGGCAAAGTTTACCTAGAACTATTTGTGAAAGTCCAGCCAAAATGGCGACAGTCGCGCATCAGGTTAGCAGAGTTAGGCTATCGCGTGGAAGAATAG
- a CDS encoding ATP-dependent 6-phosphofructokinase: MGERKRIGILTSGGDCSGLNAVIRAVVNCAVSTYGWDVLGIRQATVGLMARPPQFTKLEIDQVDSLLTAGGTMLGTTNKGDPFAFPMPDGSVCDRSEEIIAGYHELGLDALIGIGGDGSLAILRRLAQQGGINLVGIPKTIDNDIGVTEHAIGFDTAVNIATEALDRLHFTAASHSRVMILEVMGRDAGHIAIAAGIAGGANVILIPEIPYTVEHICHKIKERQEKGKNYCLIIVSEAVRTHDGENVTITNRLGQSRYGGIGEYLADKIIQHIGVETRVTVLGHIQRGGTASPLDRLVATAFGVAAVNLIAEGKYDRMVTWQNRQVLSVPIAEAIAHYSAVDPNGTLVKTARGMGIYLGD, encoded by the coding sequence ATGGGAGAACGTAAGCGCATTGGAATTCTTACCAGTGGAGGAGATTGTTCTGGCTTAAATGCTGTGATCAGGGCTGTAGTAAATTGTGCTGTGAGTACTTACGGCTGGGATGTTTTGGGAATTCGTCAAGCTACTGTAGGATTGATGGCGCGTCCACCACAATTTACAAAGTTGGAAATTGATCAAGTGGATTCGCTCCTGACTGCTGGTGGCACAATGTTGGGAACAACGAATAAAGGCGATCCCTTTGCTTTTCCGATGCCGGATGGAAGTGTATGCGATCGCTCCGAAGAAATTATTGCAGGTTACCATGAGCTAGGTTTAGACGCTTTGATTGGTATTGGCGGCGATGGTAGTTTGGCAATTCTCCGCCGTCTTGCACAACAAGGCGGAATTAACCTAGTTGGAATTCCCAAAACGATTGATAACGATATTGGTGTTACTGAACACGCGATAGGTTTTGATACGGCTGTGAATATCGCCACAGAAGCATTAGATCGGTTACATTTTACCGCTGCCAGTCATAGCCGAGTCATGATTTTAGAAGTCATGGGGCGTGATGCTGGACACATAGCTATAGCTGCGGGAATTGCTGGGGGAGCAAATGTAATTTTAATTCCAGAAATTCCTTACACAGTTGAGCATATTTGTCACAAAATCAAAGAACGCCAAGAGAAAGGCAAAAACTATTGTTTGATTATTGTTTCTGAAGCTGTTCGCACCCATGATGGCGAAAATGTCACGATTACAAATCGTTTAGGTCAATCTCGATACGGTGGAATTGGTGAATATTTAGCCGATAAAATTATTCAGCACATTGGTGTAGAAACGCGAGTTACTGTTTTAGGACACATTCAACGCGGTGGAACTGCTTCACCACTAGATAGATTAGTTGCAACTGCTTTTGGCGTTGCGGCGGTTAATCTCATTGCCGAGGGTAAATACGATCGCATGGTCACATGGCAAAATCGTCAAGTATTAAGTGTACCAATTGCCGAAGCGATCGCTCACTATAGCGCCGTCGATCCGAATGGCACTTTAGTAAAAACCGCTCGTGGCATGGGTATTTATTTAGGAGACTAA
- a CDS encoding succinylglutamate desuccinylase/aspartoacylase family protein, which translates to MLPIIETIALRQMASGDRLYLQVYKFIGAQPGKKVYIQSNLHGAEIVGNAVIHQLIEFLLTLNATSLVGEIWLVPVCNPMGTNERAHHFSPGRYCVYEAKDWNRIFWDYEKEADDLVAFTKSQLHIDLEVVRQSYLTTIKQQFAKILEKINSSVGVPYTELFRYKLQSLSLDADYLIDLHSSTNQALNYLFYFRNREDSAKYFLFNDGILLDKYDGDAFDEAFIKPWLALEACFQELGRDIRFDVEAWTLELGAGMQINPDSVAKGVWGVKNYLAQKGVLQISGFPVEETKSHKMKFSSRSKITKYYAIAGGMIQSRIELGSSVKAGDRIYQILSFNKESQLPSVIDVCAQQHGLVYDVSTNHAVNEGEFVLGIVS; encoded by the coding sequence ATGCTTCCTATTATTGAAACTATTGCTTTACGTCAAATGGCTTCGGGCGATCGCCTATACTTACAAGTATACAAATTCATTGGCGCTCAACCCGGTAAAAAGGTTTACATTCAATCAAATCTGCACGGTGCAGAAATTGTTGGTAATGCTGTCATTCACCAATTAATTGAATTTTTATTAACACTAAATGCTACAAGTTTAGTGGGAGAAATTTGGCTGGTTCCTGTTTGTAATCCAATGGGGACGAATGAACGCGCTCATCATTTCTCCCCTGGAAGATACTGCGTTTATGAAGCCAAAGACTGGAACCGCATTTTTTGGGACTATGAGAAAGAAGCTGATGATTTAGTAGCCTTTACTAAATCTCAACTTCACATTGATCTAGAGGTCGTTCGACAAAGTTATCTAACTACAATTAAGCAACAATTCGCCAAAATTTTAGAAAAAATTAATTCTTCTGTGGGTGTACCTTATACTGAGCTATTTCGTTACAAACTACAAAGTCTCAGTTTAGATGCAGACTATTTGATTGATTTACATAGTTCTACAAATCAAGCGTTAAACTACCTTTTTTACTTCCGAAATCGAGAAGACAGTGCAAAATACTTCTTGTTCAATGACGGAATTTTATTAGATAAATATGATGGCGATGCTTTTGACGAAGCGTTTATCAAACCTTGGTTAGCATTAGAAGCTTGTTTTCAAGAGTTGGGTAGAGATATCAGATTTGATGTCGAAGCTTGGACACTAGAACTTGGTGCAGGAATGCAGATTAATCCTGATTCAGTTGCTAAAGGTGTCTGGGGTGTGAAAAACTATTTAGCACAAAAGGGTGTATTGCAGATTTCTGGTTTTCCTGTAGAGGAGACTAAATCTCATAAAATGAAGTTTAGCTCCAGAAGTAAGATTACAAAATATTATGCGATCGCTGGGGGTATGATTCAATCTCGAATTGAATTAGGTAGTTCAGTCAAAGCTGGAGACAGAATCTATCAAATTCTCAGTTTTAATAAAGAAAGTCAATTACCGAGTGTAATTGATGTCTGCGCTCAACAGCATGGATTGGTTTATGATGTTTCAACCAATCATGCTGTCAATGAAGGTGAGTTTGTGTTGGGGATTGTGAGTTAG
- a CDS encoding tetratricopeptide repeat protein: protein MAQNWLRITHQDDKIQLSWQRGYESPRFASEVAFQQPFDEENAAELRWYLEDYLKFPYGIFPDNAVKIEQKLQRWGQKLFELVFRSTEKGREFFQEATREGLDKCELGIISDNAEVLNLPWELLYSPDYQFLAPSLAGMYRSLSSQGVKAPLPAMPNDQLNILLVIARPEGEQDVGFKTIARPLLAALQPIRQRVNLKVLRPPSLKAFEAELQAHKGFYHIVHFDGHGNFDSETQGVLVFEDEQGNEQAVSAREIAQYLTDCRVPIFVLNACKSGQVGEEAFSSVAGQLVKLGAKGVVAMAYSVYAKGAEHFIGRLYGELVRGECIATAVAAGRKSMSIDKMRPSPKGNLPLQDWLVPVLYQQEPYTPFVPKKTAPSFADLMAQADNTPENSKAVGLPDESAYGFIGRDYEILRLERAFRQNHLVLVQGMGGVGKTELAAGFARWLDDTQGRTGGMFFTSFEQGAGLSQVINQIGRALGGERFSQMMPKQQEDVVREYLQTNPCLLIWDNFEPVNGFPTGNEPLLSGEERNKLKRFLKELRGGKSWVLITSRREELWLDCGYSLINLRGLSQADAQELAAKILQTVGVERKNLPAEYLELLKLLGGHPLSLRVVLPHLKTQTPVQLIEALRRGLDTFRGQEEEGREKSLTVSLDYSFAKLSERTRQHLPFLALFSERVNAHWLHSFSKNPDDSYGQAYQAVFGENLQKPDWMRILNEAAAAGILEYLGESIYKIHPALPWYLRQQLNTITSQEVINELEKKLLIFYAYLADSYREKLISNAELATFVLRVEEPNLLQNLRLAEHQQEWAYAQWILQALGEVYKRIGRKPEFKSLRQRTLRHIGIHLTDAKAKGEDALNFWIYLRIEDANEAAQSADLEGARKVYQEILDELIAVNDSSVNNKIATANHNLGNIAQEQRQFDVAVDYYNKALKIKEDAGDLYSAASDYHQLGIVAQEQRQFDVAVNYYNKALKIYEDAGDLYSAAREYHHLGIVAQEQRQFDVAVDYYNKALKIFEDAGDLYSAAREYHHLGRVAEEQRQFDVVVDYYNKALKIYEDAGDLYNAAKEYHQLGMVAQEQRQFDVAVDYYNKALKIREDAGDLYSAASDYHQLGRIAEEQRQFDVAVDYYNKALKILEDVGDLYSAAREYHHLGIVAQEQRQFDVAVDYYNKALKIYEDAGDLYNAADEYHQLGRVAEEQRQFDVAVDYYNKALKIYEDAGDFYRAASDYHQLGMVAEEQRQFDVAVDYYNKALKIREDAGDLYSAASEYHQLGMVAEEQRQFDVAVDYYQKTYKVFEQFRDWYWASQTLGKWGRVLEAQENYAEALQIYIRALAIELKHNNQDGIGYYIHALARMLKQLGESQFQTIWREATGEECAGEYRKAIWTARDRLETES from the coding sequence ATGGCGCAGAATTGGTTGCGGATTACGCATCAAGACGACAAAATCCAACTTTCTTGGCAACGCGGATATGAAAGTCCTCGTTTTGCGTCAGAAGTCGCCTTCCAGCAACCCTTCGATGAAGAAAACGCAGCTGAGTTACGCTGGTATTTAGAAGATTATCTAAAGTTTCCTTACGGTATTTTTCCAGATAACGCTGTAAAAATTGAACAAAAATTACAGCGTTGGGGACAAAAGCTATTTGAGCTAGTATTTCGCAGTACAGAGAAAGGAAGAGAGTTTTTTCAAGAAGCGACACGTGAAGGGCTAGATAAATGTGAACTGGGTATCATTTCTGATAACGCCGAAGTGCTGAATTTGCCTTGGGAGTTGCTATATTCCCCCGATTATCAATTTCTTGCACCTTCACTGGCGGGGATGTATCGCAGTCTCAGCAGTCAGGGCGTAAAAGCGCCATTGCCAGCAATGCCCAATGACCAACTGAATATTTTACTAGTTATTGCCCGTCCTGAAGGTGAGCAAGATGTTGGGTTTAAAACCATTGCCCGTCCCCTGCTGGCGGCGCTGCAACCGATACGTCAGCGAGTCAATCTTAAGGTATTGCGTCCCCCTAGCTTGAAAGCATTTGAAGCGGAACTGCAAGCGCATAAGGGTTTTTATCATATCGTCCATTTTGATGGACATGGGAATTTTGACAGCGAGACACAGGGAGTTTTAGTCTTTGAGGATGAACAGGGAAATGAGCAAGCTGTCAGCGCTAGAGAAATCGCCCAATATTTAACAGATTGCCGTGTGCCTATTTTTGTACTGAATGCTTGCAAGTCTGGACAAGTAGGCGAAGAAGCTTTTTCTTCTGTGGCGGGACAGTTGGTGAAATTGGGGGCTAAGGGTGTGGTAGCGATGGCGTATTCAGTTTACGCCAAAGGTGCAGAACACTTTATTGGGCGGTTGTATGGGGAATTAGTCAGGGGAGAGTGTATCGCTACAGCCGTTGCAGCTGGGCGGAAGTCCATGTCTATTGACAAAATGCGCCCCAGCCCCAAAGGAAATTTACCTTTACAAGATTGGCTTGTGCCGGTGTTGTATCAGCAGGAACCCTATACGCCTTTTGTTCCTAAAAAGACAGCACCCAGTTTTGCCGATTTGATGGCGCAAGCAGACAACACTCCAGAAAATAGCAAGGCTGTAGGTTTACCTGATGAAAGTGCTTATGGTTTTATTGGGCGGGATTATGAGATTTTGCGTTTAGAGAGAGCATTTCGGCAAAATCATCTGGTTTTGGTGCAGGGAATGGGCGGCGTTGGTAAAACTGAGTTAGCCGCAGGTTTCGCCCGATGGTTAGATGACACTCAAGGACGTACAGGTGGTATGTTCTTCACCTCCTTTGAACAGGGTGCGGGGTTGAGTCAGGTAATTAACCAAATTGGGAGGGCGTTAGGAGGTGAGAGATTTTCCCAAATGATGCCAAAACAGCAAGAGGATGTGGTGCGGGAATATCTGCAAACTAATCCTTGCTTGTTGATTTGGGATAACTTTGAACCTGTCAACGGTTTCCCTACGGGGAATGAACCATTATTGAGTGGGGAAGAGAGAAACAAGCTGAAGCGGTTTCTTAAAGAATTGCGGGGTGGGAAATCTTGGGTATTAATTACCAGTCGCCGCGAAGAACTTTGGCTAGATTGTGGGTATAGTTTAATCAACTTGCGGGGGTTGTCTCAAGCGGATGCCCAAGAGTTAGCCGCGAAGATTTTGCAAACCGTGGGTGTGGAGAGAAAGAACCTACCAGCAGAGTATTTAGAATTGTTGAAATTGTTGGGGGGACATCCGTTGTCTTTGCGGGTGGTGTTGCCGCATTTAAAGACACAGACACCTGTGCAGTTAATTGAGGCGCTGCGGCGGGGGTTAGATACTTTTAGGGGACAAGAGGAAGAAGGGAGAGAAAAATCTCTTACTGTGTCGTTGGATTATTCCTTTGCCAAGTTGTCAGAACGAACACGTCAGCATTTACCATTTTTGGCGCTGTTTTCGGAACGGGTTAATGCACATTGGCTGCATAGTTTTTCAAAAAATCCTGATGATAGCTATGGACAAGCTTATCAAGCGGTGTTTGGGGAGAACTTGCAAAAACCAGATTGGATGAGAATTCTCAACGAAGCCGCCGCCGCAGGTATTTTGGAGTATTTGGGTGAGAGTATCTATAAAATTCACCCAGCACTACCTTGGTATTTGCGCCAGCAGTTAAACACAATTACTTCCCAGGAGGTGATTAACGAACTCGAAAAAAAGTTGCTGATTTTCTACGCTTATTTGGCGGATAGCTACCGTGAGAAACTCATCAGCAACGCAGAACTAGCAACTTTTGTGCTGCGGGTGGAAGAACCAAATCTGTTGCAAAATCTGCGCCTTGCTGAACATCAGCAGGAATGGGCTTATGCACAATGGATTCTGCAAGCCTTGGGAGAAGTGTATAAGCGCATAGGGCGCAAACCCGAATTTAAGTCACTGCGACAACGGACGCTGAGGCATATTGGTATTCATTTGACAGATGCCAAAGCAAAGGGTGAAGATGCTTTGAATTTCTGGATATATCTACGGATTGAAGATGCCAATGAAGCCGCTCAAAGTGCTGACTTGGAAGGGGCAAGGAAAGTCTATCAAGAAATTCTGGATGAACTGATAGCTGTAAATGACTCCTCAGTGAATAACAAAATTGCCACTGCTAATCATAATCTAGGCAATATTGCCCAAGAGCAACGGCAGTTTGATGTGGCTGTTGATTACTACAACAAGGCGCTGAAGATAAAAGAAGATGCCGGGGATTTGTACAGTGCTGCTAGTGACTATCACCAACTGGGCATAGTAGCCCAAGAGCAACGGCAGTTTGATGTGGCTGTTAATTACTACAACAAGGCGCTGAAGATATATGAAGATGCCGGGGATTTGTACAGTGCTGCTAGAGAATATCACCACCTGGGCATAGTAGCCCAAGAGCAACGGCAGTTTGATGTGGCTGTTGATTACTACAATAAGGCGCTGAAGATATTTGAAGATGCCGGGGATTTGTACAGTGCTGCTAGAGAATATCACCACCTGGGCAGGGTAGCCGAAGAGCAACGGCAGTTTGATGTGGTTGTTGATTACTACAACAAGGCGCTGAAGATATATGAAGATGCCGGGGATTTGTACAATGCTGCTAAAGAATATCACCAACTGGGCATGGTAGCCCAAGAGCAACGGCAGTTTGATGTGGCTGTTGATTACTACAACAAGGCGCTGAAGATAAGAGAAGATGCCGGGGATTTGTACAGTGCTGCTAGTGACTATCATCAACTGGGCAGGATAGCCGAAGAGCAACGGCAGTTTGATGTGGCTGTTGATTACTACAACAAGGCGCTGAAGATATTAGAAGATGTCGGGGATTTGTACAGTGCTGCTAGAGAATATCATCACCTGGGCATAGTAGCCCAAGAGCAACGGCAGTTTGATGTGGCTGTTGATTACTACAACAAGGCGCTGAAGATATATGAAGATGCCGGGGATTTGTACAATGCTGCTGATGAATATCACCAACTGGGCAGGGTAGCCGAAGAGCAACGGCAGTTTGATGTGGCTGTTGATTACTACAACAAAGCGCTGAAGATATATGAAGATGCCGGGGATTTCTACAGGGCTGCTAGTGACTATCATCAACTGGGCATGGTAGCCGAAGAGCAACGGCAGTTTGATGTGGCTGTTGATTACTACAACAAGGCGCTGAAGATAAGAGAAGATGCCGGGGATTTGTACAGTGCTGCTAGTGAATATCACCAACTGGGCATGGTAGCCGAAGAGCAACGGCAGTTTGATGTGGCTGTTGATTATTATCAAAAAACCTATAAAGTTTTTGAGCAATTCCGCGATTGGTATTGGGCTTCACAAACATTGGGTAAGTGGGGAAGGGTTTTAGAAGCTCAAGAAAATTACGCTGAGGCTTTGCAAATTTACATTCGTGCTTTGGCTATTGAACTAAAGCATAATAATCAAGATGGGATTGGTTATTATATCCATGCTTTAGCCCGTATGCTCAAGCAGTTAGGAGAAAGCCAGTTTCAAACCATTTGGCGCGAGGCGACGGGTGAAGAGTGTGCTGGAGAGTATCGCAAGGCAATTTGGACAGCGCGAGATAGGCTAGAAACAGAGTCGTAG
- a CDS encoding PIN domain-containing protein, which yields MKILLDTNIIVDDALEREPFLEVSEQVLVLVEQGQVEGYISASTFSDLYYIIRRARGREWTLTYLRQLVNFCRIATVDSTAINMALNLNFRDFEDAIQYSAAVLNHLDAIITRNPRDFPVATPRIITPEELIQELTTTP from the coding sequence GTGAAAATCTTGTTAGACACCAACATCATTGTAGATGATGCCCTTGAGCGTGAACCTTTTCTAGAGGTAAGCGAACAAGTGCTGGTGCTAGTTGAGCAAGGACAGGTAGAAGGTTATATTTCCGCCTCAACTTTTAGTGATTTGTATTACATCATCCGTAGAGCAAGAGGTCGAGAGTGGACACTTACTTATTTAAGGCAGTTGGTCAACTTCTGCCGTATAGCTACCGTAGACAGTACTGCAATCAACATGGCACTAAACCTTAACTTTAGAGATTTTGAAGACGCTATTCAATACAGCGCTGCGGTACTCAATCACTTAGATGCTATTATTACTCGCAACCCTAGAGATTTTCCAGTTGCTACTCCCAGAATTATCACACCTGAAGAGTTGATTCAGGAACTAACAACTACTCCATAA